Part of the Sphingobacterium sp. LZ7M1 genome, CAACACTCTTGGTGGTCTGACTGTAAAGGGTAAATTTAGCTGGTAATTCAACCGAATCAAGCTCATCGATATCTTGGAACACGAGCGCTTCATTGTTGGTCTGCCCCTGTAAACCGATAACTTCGGCATGACCATGCTTTCCGAAAATCAAGATTTTCTCATTGTCATCATGTGAAGTTTTGATACGGTTCTGCAATTTCAACACCACAGGGCAAGATGCATCGATCAAGGTAATATTATTCTCTAATGCCGTCTTATAAGTTTCCGGAGCTTCACCATGGGCACGGATCAGCACCTTCTCGTTCTGCAAGCCTGGCAATTCATCATGCGAGATAATACGCAAACCTTTTGCTTTCAGCCTCGCGACCTCCTCATCATTGTGTACGATATCACCTAGACAATACAGATAGCCATCCTGATCCAGGATTTCTTCTGCCATATCAATCGCATAAACAACTCCAAAGCAAAAGCCCGAGTCCTTATCTATCGTTACTTGCAGATTCTTAGACATAGTACAAAGTTAGAGATTTTTACTTAACATTTTTCTAATAGGTTTGTCAATATACTCCGCAACCAAATAACTAAATAAAATCAGCAAAAGCATCCCGACAACAATGATATAACTCATCTGGGTACCGTTTGGTTTGTACTGCTCTACATAACTCAAGAACAACCAAATAAAGGGATAATGGACCATATACAATGGATATGAAAGCTCCCCCAACCATTTACAAACTCCTTTGGTCTTGGCATCCATTGCCTTTTGGCCAGTTCCGAGTATGATCAGGACTGGAAAATAAAACACCACGATCAATGGATCGATGATAGGACTAGTTTCCCAAGAAAATGGAATAAAAAAGACCGCAGCCAACATGATAGCCAACAACCAGAATGGGAAGGTCCGCTTTAACCGGATATTTAGCCTATAAATCAATACCCCCGCCGTAAAGGCGAAAAACAAACGAATACCTCCCGACCAAAAATTATCTCCACCAAAGCCAAAACCTAAATATTTTGACCGATCAGCCTCCCAAAACAATAATGCGGCTGAAACCACAAACAAAATCCACAGAACAGGCTTTTTGGCCCTAACCAGGAAGAAGGCATAGACGATATTGGCAACGTATTCCCAGAACAGCGACCAGGTAGGCGGGTTATAATGGAACAGATTATTATATCGCTGCGGTACGATGGCATAGGGAACCATAAAACAGGCACTCAACAACATCAGAACGATCTGCGTAGTGGAAAAGGAATCCTTGAGGTTACTGAATGGATCAAACACAAAAGCAAGAAAACCGATGATCGCACCGATGACCACTAAGGGATGCAGGCGAATCAACCTACGCTTAAAAAAGGTCTTCAAACCCATCTTACCCAATTTGTCATCATAGGAATAAGCAATCACAAATCCCGAAAGACAGAAGAAGAAATCAACGGCTAGGTAACTGTGTGCGACAAAATTATCTTTGTAATCAGGGGCTGCAATCTCCATAAAATGGAATAGGACAAC contains:
- a CDS encoding 4-hydroxy-3-methylbut-2-enyl diphosphate reductase is translated as MSKNLQVTIDKDSGFCFGVVYAIDMAEEILDQDGYLYCLGDIVHNDEEVARLKAKGLRIISHDELPGLQNEKVLIRAHGEAPETYKTALENNITLIDASCPVVLKLQNRIKTSHDDNEKILIFGKHGHAEVIGLQGQTNNEALVFQDIDELDSVELPAKFTLYSQTTKSVDRFYAIKEELIKRGYEVKANDTICRQVSNRYEDLGTFAQQYDKIIFVSGKKSSNGKVLFDVCKQVNPNTYFISDPEELDAHSFADNETIGICGATSTPMWLMKKVKETIESY
- a CDS encoding acyltransferase produces the protein METPSQPAAQQQNLSTSKVHFASLDGLRGIAAISVVLFHFMEIAAPDYKDNFVAHSYLAVDFFFCLSGFVIAYSYDDKLGKMGLKTFFKRRLIRLHPLVVIGAIIGFLAFVFDPFSNLKDSFSTTQIVLMLLSACFMVPYAIVPQRYNNLFHYNPPTWSLFWEYVANIVYAFFLVRAKKPVLWILFVVSAALLFWEADRSKYLGFGFGGDNFWSGGIRLFFAFTAGVLIYRLNIRLKRTFPFWLLAIMLAAVFFIPFSWETSPIIDPLIVVFYFPVLIILGTGQKAMDAKTKGVCKWLGELSYPLYMVHYPFIWLFLSYVEQYKPNGTQMSYIIVVGMLLLILFSYLVAEYIDKPIRKMLSKNL